GGATTGGATAAGAAGAATGGAGATGATGGATGCGATATTTGCACGAGTTGCATATCTATTTACTATTAGTAATTTCTGATAGATATCAGGAGTGATGATCTCACCCGCTTTTACTATGGTTTCCCCCGCATTGATCCTGCTGCTAACAGGTTCCGTTCTGTCCATAACGGCTTGTTTTTGATTTTTAGTTTCTTCCGCATTATAAGTACAAGCCGGATTAGAATACACATAAGTGAGCGCAAGTTTTTGGATCACAGATAAAAGTTGAGGATCTGTGGCTTGCAACTTCTCCGCGGCCAAACGGTTCAAGGTATCTATAGTAGCACTATCCCTATATAAATACATACGAGGGATTACAAGAGTTCCCTCTACAGAAGAGATTTGTTCCTTATTTCCGCTCGCACCTGAATTACGAACTCTTGCTTCCGCGGAACGGATCGCGGAATAATCCCCAGGTTGATCTCTTAAAATACAAAAATTAGAAAAAACTAAATTACTATATTGTTGGACAAGATCTCTGACCCTGGACTTTCCGGGGGTCTTAAGCAGCAGATCCAATTCTTCTTTGGATCTATTCTTCCATCTTGGAATTGCAGTCAGTAATTCCGCAGAAGTTTTCACCTCTCCAGTAGGTTTCGGTTCCCTATACTTCTCCATATCTTCTTGGATGGCAGGGCGAATCACCTCTATTAGAACTCTATAATCTCTATCGAAAAAATTAGGAGCGGATTGAAATGCCTTTAGTCTTTTGGCCTTTGTTTTTTCTTCGTCTTCGTAAACTATATCTTTAGTGGAGACAACTTTTTCTAAAGCGTTTTTGCCTTCCGAATAAGGACCGTCTTGAGATAAATTAATTTTGTCCTGACCGAAAAATGGGATCGCGAGCATCCAAGTCACGATGATCAAAGTGATCGCAGTGAGGATCACCTGGAATTTTCTCACGAAAGAGATCGGACGGATCTTGGTCAAAGTATCCGTGATCCAAGCCATCCCTCTTTCTAATAGTGATCCCAAAGGAAACATTACAATTCCTCGAACTTCCTCACGATGGTTTCTACCAGCGGATGTCTAGTGATATCTTCTTTTCCGAAAAACACCTGGCCTATTCCTTCCGTCTGTCTGAACAAGTTTACCACACGATCGAAACCGGATCTACCATGTTCTAAGTCGATTTGGGTCACGTCCCCGGAGATACACATCCTGGAATTACGGCCCAAACGGGTCATAATCATTTTAAGCTGAGCAAGAGTACAGTTTTGAGCCTCGTCCAAAATGATAAAACTTTTGGAAAGAGTCCTTCCTCTCATAAACGCAACCGGTGCGATCTCTATTTTAGTAAGCGCGATATATTCTTGGGTTTTTTCAAAACCGATACATTCGTTCAATGCATCATAAACCGGACGAAGATATGGATCCACTTTTTGGTTTAGATCCCCTGGCAAAAATCCAAGATTCTCTCCCGCTTCTACCGCAGGTCTTGTTAATACTATCTTATCCACGATCCCGTTCTGTAAAAATCTGCAAGCCATTGCGACTGATAGGAACGTTTTTCCAGTTCCTGCGGGACCGATCCCGAATGTGATCAGATTATTTAAGAAAGATTGAATATACTTTTCCTGGTTTTTAGTCCTGGAATAAAGATGTTTTCCCTTGTATGTGGTGAGTATCTTTTCGGTAGGTTTGAAGGGCTCGTCATCCGACTTACGCTCTTCCTTCTTCTTTTCCCGAGTAGCTTGTTTAAGAAGATAACCGAAATCGAATTGGTCCGTAAAATCACGGTCCGGTCTGTCCCGATAATTGGTTTCCAATAATCTGAAAAAATCCAATGCGAATTCCACCTTTGTAGGAATTCCTTCCACTTGAAAACCGTTCCCCCTAGGGATTAGATCGATCTCCAATTGTTTTTCCAAATTTTTGACACCCGTATCGTTGATCCCACAGATCTTACGATACAGGTCTTGGTTTTCGAAAGTAAATTGTTCTTTCCTGATACGATTAAACCTTTATCAACCTAAGCTTCAATTCTTGGAGCTGTTTCTCTTCCACTTCAGACGGACATTCGCTCATCAAACAAACACCCTTCTGAGTTTTAGGGAATGCGATCACATCTCGGATGGATTTTCCGCCGGTCATCAGCATCAAGATCCTATCGATACCGAACGCGATCCCTCCATGAGGAGGTGCCCCATATTCCAAGGCCTCCAATAAGAAGCCGAATTTTTCCTTAGCTTCCTCTGGTCCGATCCCCAAAGTGGAAAAGACTCGAGTCTGCACATCTTTGGAATGGATACGAATGGAACCTCCACCAATCTCCACACCATTCAGCACCAGATCATAGGCTTTAGCGAGTGCATTTCCCGCTTCTTTTTGGAGTCTTTCCTCGGAAGAAAAAATTTCCAAACTGGAATCCCCGGGAGAAGTGAACGGGTGGTGTAAAGAATCCCAGCGTTTGCTGTCCTTGTTCCATTCGAACATCGGAAAGTCCACGATCCAGGAAATATGAAAGCTTCCTTCTGCAGGTTTGTCAAATCTTTCCGAAAGTTTCAGGCGAAGTGCGCCTAGAGAATGGTTTACAATTTCTCTTTCATCCGCTCCGAAAAAGACCATGTCTCCTTCTTTAGAGCCGACTAAGCCTGCGATTTTGGAAAGGGCATCCGGAGTGAATCTTTTTGTAATAGTAGATTCTAAACCTTCTGCCCCGTGTTTCATGTATGCGAGGCCTTTTGCTTTGTAATCTCTGTTCAACCAAGCAGTCAGATCTTCGATCTCTTTTCTGGAAATTACGGAACCGCCGGGAACACAAACCGCTTTTACTACTCCACCGTTTGCAACCGCGCCGGCAAATACTTGGAAATCCGAATCTTTTACGATTTCGGAAACATCTACCAGTTTCATTCCAAAACGAAGGTCGGGTTTATCGGAACCGTATTCTTCCATGGCTTGTTTATAAGGCATTCTAGAGAATGGACCCTTGAAATCCAGACTGAACACATCCTTCATCACTTGGGAGAATAGACCTTCGATCTCTGAGAGGATCTCTTCTTGGGAAACAAAGGAGAATTCCATATCCAACTGAGTGAATTCAGGTTGTCTGTCCGCTCTTAAGTCCTCGTCCCTGAAACATTTTACGATCTGGAAATATCTCTCCATCCCACCTACCATCAGGATCTGTTTGAAGATCTGAGGAGATTGTGGAAGAGCATAGAATGAATTCGGGTTCAAGCGAGAAGGTACTAAAAAGTCCCTTGCACCTTCCGGAGTGGACTTGTTCAGGATTGGAGTCTCGATCTCCACAAACTTACGAGAGTTTAGATAATTACGAATTGCGAATACGAACTCATGACGTTTGATCATTCTGTTTTTGAGTTCGTCCCTTCTGAAATCCAAGTATCTGTATTTCAGTCGGTTCTCTTCGGAAATCTCTTCGAATTCATCCAAGGAGAATGGAGGAGTTTTTGCGGAGTTCAAAATAATAAGCTGATCTACAACAAGCTCGATCGTACCGGTTTTCATTTTGGGATTGATACTTTCCGCATCACGTTTTTTGAGCTTTCCTTGGACAGCGATCACGTATTCGGAGCGGATCTTCTCCGCAGCCGCGAAGTTTTCTCCCAGGATCTCTTTACGCAATACTACTTGCAGGATCCCTGTTCTATCCCGGAGGTCCACAAAGATGACCCCGCCTTGGTCCCGGAATCGGAAAGACCAACCGAATAGAGTGAGAGTTTTTCCTTCTTGGGCATCAGTTACTTCTCCTGCCCAGGCTCTTGATTTATAACCTTCTAAAATCCAATCTTCCAAAGAAATTCCAGTTCCTTATTTATTAATATAATAACTTGTTCCAAATATTTTTCAGAACAGACACATCGAGCCGCATTTCGATTAATAAAGACGGTCCCGTAAATTCCGGCCTTGCCGGGACTACACGTTATCAAATCTGGAAAGTTCAGGTCGGAAGGCAAGTGGAAAAGAACCGGTTGGTCCGGACCTGTTTTTGGCGATGATGATCTCCGCCATTCCCTTCATTCTAGGATCTTCCTCTTCGTCCTTTCCCTTCTCTCCACGATAGATGAATGTAACAATATCAGCGTCCTGTTCGATCGCACCCGACTCTCTTAAGTCCGCAAGTTGAGGTCTTTGGTCCTTGGATCTCTGCTCAATGGATCGGTTCATCTGAGAAAGTGCGATCACCGGACATCTTGCTTCTTTTGCCATCTGCTTAAGCGCTCTGGAAATCGAAGAAACCTCTTGTTGTCTTCCCCCGTCCCTATTTTTGGGGTCGTTCATGAGCTGGAGATAATCCACGATAATGAGTCCAAGTGTTTCATTGGTGAGAAGTTTACGGACTCTTCCCTTAAAGTCGTCCACACTCAGTGCGCCTGAATCATCTATATAAATAGGAGAAGAAGTTACCTTAATGATTGCATCGATCAGCTTGGGAGCATCCGACTTGGTCACTTCGGAACGTTTTAATTTATTGGATTCCACCTGGGCATAAGAACACACAAGTTTGAGCAGAAGTTCCATTCTACTCATCTCTAAGGAGAAGATCACCACCGGTCGGTTATGGATCAGAGCAACATTGGATGCGATATTCAGTGCCAATGTGGTCTTACCGTTACCGGGTCTTGCAGCCAAGACCATCATCTCGTATTCTTTTAGGCCGGAAGTCATCTCATCGAACTGAGTAAAATTAGTCCTGAGACCTTTGATCTGGCCTCTACTCTCCATGATATCTTTGATATATTCGGAAAGTGCCGCCTTATCTCCGGAAACAGGAAGAAGTCCTTTTACATCCGCAGATCTGGAAACATCCGTAAGACTTTGTTCGATCTGATTGAATACCGACTCGTTTTCGCCCGGTTCTTTCTGGATCAACTCCAGGGCGTTCATTAATAATTTAGAATATTTTCTTCTTTCGGAAAGACGTTTGATCCTTTCCGCATAGTAACCCAGAGGATGGGAAACTACAGAATCCTTATAAAGAGAATAAATATATTCGTATTCTCTTTCCGGATCTTTAAGTAATGAATTTTCTTTTAAGAAGTTTAGGACGGAAACAGGATCTACTGCGATCCGTTTGTCCACAAGGTCCAGGATTGCCTTGTAAATTCTTCTGTTTGTATCTTGGTAAAAATCCTCAGGAACGAGGGGAATATCGATTAGATTATCCGCTCCTTTAAGAAGCAGAAATCCGAGAAAGGACTTCTCGGATTCCAGTTCAAACAAGGAGTCGGCTTGCATTTTTGCTCCGGCTTACGCTTCTGTAGAAACGACTTCCTCTTTCTTCACATGAACTGTGATAGTCGGGAGGATACCTTCGGCAAGACGCACTTTTAATTTATAGGAACCTAGGTTACGGATAGGCTCTGGGAATTCGATTTTACGTTTGTCTACTTCGAATCCTGCGGTTTTTAACAAAGCTGCTACATCGGCAGGAGTTACCGCTCCAAAAAGTTTATCCCCGCCTCCGGTCTTAACGGAAATTTCGAATTCTTTTCCGTTCAATCCAGAAGATACGGATTCCATATCTTTCTTGCGTTTTTCTTTTTTAAGATCTGCAAGTTTCTTTTGGTGAAGAGCCATTTTGGTCTTACCTTCAGAAGCTCTTACAGCGAGTCTTTGAGGGAAAAGAAAATTACGAGCGAAACCGTCCGCAACTTCCTTTACATCTCCCGCGTCTCCTAAGTTAGAAACATCTTTTTGTAATATTACTCTCATTAGTTTCTCCTTAGTTTACTTTGAACGGTAGAAGACCGATGCTGCGCGCTTTGCGGATCTCTCTTGCAAGAATTCTTTGATACTTTGCAGAAGTTCCGGTAATTCTTCTTGGAATGATCTTACCACGGTTAGTGATGAATCTTTCCAAAAGTTCGGTGTTC
The nucleotide sequence above comes from Leptospira dzoumogneensis. Encoded proteins:
- a CDS encoding PhoH family protein, which codes for MRKEQFTFENQDLYRKICGINDTGVKNLEKQLEIDLIPRGNGFQVEGIPTKVEFALDFFRLLETNYRDRPDRDFTDQFDFGYLLKQATREKKKEERKSDDEPFKPTEKILTTYKGKHLYSRTKNQEKYIQSFLNNLITFGIGPAGTGKTFLSVAMACRFLQNGIVDKIVLTRPAVEAGENLGFLPGDLNQKVDPYLRPVYDALNECIGFEKTQEYIALTKIEIAPVAFMRGRTLSKSFIILDEAQNCTLAQLKMIMTRLGRNSRMCISGDVTQIDLEHGRSGFDRVVNLFRQTEGIGQVFFGKEDITRHPLVETIVRKFEEL
- the aspS gene encoding aspartate--tRNA ligase gives rise to the protein MEDWILEGYKSRAWAGEVTDAQEGKTLTLFGWSFRFRDQGGVIFVDLRDRTGILQVVLRKEILGENFAAAEKIRSEYVIAVQGKLKKRDAESINPKMKTGTIELVVDQLIILNSAKTPPFSLDEFEEISEENRLKYRYLDFRRDELKNRMIKRHEFVFAIRNYLNSRKFVEIETPILNKSTPEGARDFLVPSRLNPNSFYALPQSPQIFKQILMVGGMERYFQIVKCFRDEDLRADRQPEFTQLDMEFSFVSQEEILSEIEGLFSQVMKDVFSLDFKGPFSRMPYKQAMEEYGSDKPDLRFGMKLVDVSEIVKDSDFQVFAGAVANGGVVKAVCVPGGSVISRKEIEDLTAWLNRDYKAKGLAYMKHGAEGLESTITKRFTPDALSKIAGLVGSKEGDMVFFGADEREIVNHSLGALRLKLSERFDKPAEGSFHISWIVDFPMFEWNKDSKRWDSLHHPFTSPGDSSLEIFSSEERLQKEAGNALAKAYDLVLNGVEIGGGSIRIHSKDVQTRVFSTLGIGPEEAKEKFGFLLEALEYGAPPHGGIAFGIDRILMLMTGGKSIRDVIAFPKTQKGVCLMSECPSEVEEKQLQELKLRLIKV
- the dnaB gene encoding replicative DNA helicase — its product is MQADSLFELESEKSFLGFLLLKGADNLIDIPLVPEDFYQDTNRRIYKAILDLVDKRIAVDPVSVLNFLKENSLLKDPEREYEYIYSLYKDSVVSHPLGYYAERIKRLSERRKYSKLLMNALELIQKEPGENESVFNQIEQSLTDVSRSADVKGLLPVSGDKAALSEYIKDIMESRGQIKGLRTNFTQFDEMTSGLKEYEMMVLAARPGNGKTTLALNIASNVALIHNRPVVIFSLEMSRMELLLKLVCSYAQVESNKLKRSEVTKSDAPKLIDAIIKVTSSPIYIDDSGALSVDDFKGRVRKLLTNETLGLIIVDYLQLMNDPKNRDGGRQQEVSSISRALKQMAKEARCPVIALSQMNRSIEQRSKDQRPQLADLRESGAIEQDADIVTFIYRGEKGKDEEEDPRMKGMAEIIIAKNRSGPTGSFPLAFRPELSRFDNV
- the rplI gene encoding 50S ribosomal protein L9, with the translated sequence MRVILQKDVSNLGDAGDVKEVADGFARNFLFPQRLAVRASEGKTKMALHQKKLADLKKEKRKKDMESVSSGLNGKEFEISVKTGGGDKLFGAVTPADVAALLKTAGFEVDKRKIEFPEPIRNLGSYKLKVRLAEGILPTITVHVKKEEVVSTEA